In Mycteria americana isolate JAX WOST 10 ecotype Jacksonville Zoo and Gardens chromosome 17, USCA_MyAme_1.0, whole genome shotgun sequence, the sequence AGCTGGTTTAAGTGTGCAGCACTGTTTAGTGACCACTCCCAGTAAACATCCTCTCAAATTTAAGATGAAAACAAAGcttattgatttttttgtgtgtgtgtgtgtgtcccctctCCACTGCAGCCTTTGGTGTTCTGCTGTGGGAAATTGCGACCTACGGCATGTCCCCTTACCCTGGGATTGACCTGTCTCAAGTTTATGAGCTGTTGGAGAAAGACTACCGTATGGAGCGCCCTGAAGGCTGTCCTGAGAAAGTTTATGAGCTCATGAGAGCATGTAAGTGTTCCTCAGCcctgcaaatgctgctttttagcTCTGCAGAGGTGCAGTAAAAGTGCCAGGATCTGGCCACATACAGCAAGGCACGAGAAAGCCTCCGCCAGTTCCAGCGAAGGTGCAACGCTGTGTAGAAGTGCTTGGTTCAAACTGGTTTCCCCAGAGGATGAACACGCTATGAAACCAGCCATTCTTCTCTACTGGGAGCCCATAGGCCTGGGGGAGAGATTTGTTGTTCAGCTCAATGttttatttgtctgcttttccctgacaatttaaagaaaagcttgCGCTCTAAGGATGAAGCAGGAGCTTCAATAGGCTTCTTAAGGGACTGACTGTTACTCTTCCACTGTGGCCTTTTGGTACGTGACTTGGTGTGATACGTTTTTTTCGAGCATTACTTTGGCTCAGTGGTGGTTGCAGATACCAGTACCCTTCAAATGAGGTTTCCATGTCATTATTTTATCTCACTCATTTTGTAAAAAAGGAACTGTGATAGCTAGCTCCTCCTGGTGCAGTGTACTGAATGTCTAATGCTGGCGGGAAGTTTTGAGTGATGTTGTTTTTTCAGGCTGGCAGTGGAGCCCTTCCGATAGACCCTCCTTTGCTGAGATCCATCAGGCCTTTGAAACGATGTTTCAGGAATCCAGCATATCAGATGGTAGGTCTGCATCCCTCTTGGAGCAGCaattccagggatggggaaaTGGCCAACTGCATCCTTAACCCTGCACGTTTTTCATAGGCTGTTTTGTAGTGAAACTCAGTCCTAGGTTATACTGCCTGGTGTAAACGGCGTAGAAAGCAGAGATGTGTTTACCTGTGGGCTTTTTCTATGTATGGGCATGCGTCTGATTTTAAAGGGCCAAATGGCTGAACAACCTCAAGGAACTTCTACTTTgtgttgtttgcttttcttttgggcTGTTAACTCTGAACAGCATAATAGTTTTTATCTTCTGTTGATTGTAGtgattttcttctgtgcattgcAGAGGTGGAGAAGGAATTGGGAAAGAAGGGCATGAGGAGTGTAGTCAGCAATTTCCTCCAGGCCCCAGAGTTACCAACCAAAACACGAACATCAAGGAgagctgctgaaagcaaagatgCCAACGAGGGCTTGGAGACTACACATGCTCGAGGCCAGGGAGAATGTGGTAGGTTTTAATTAAAGTCATTATTCCTTCaggaaatacagaggaaaacaaaatacatgtcCAGCTCCAGGTCTTCACCTAGGAAAAGCTGGGTCTAATAACAGGTGCCAGAAAGATTACTGTACCAGTACTGGTACAGAAAGATTCTGTACCAGTATTGTGTTTCTGGGTGACAGGCTGCTGTGTTTGCTTTCCTGGGTTCAGAactccttttattattttttgcaaagGTAGGTTGTTAATCTTGGGACCAGATACGCACACAGAGAGCATCTGGGAGTGTGGATCCTTAACTGGCTGAGGGATTGGTGCTATACCTGCCGTTGCTTAGAGAAGCCCTAGGAGTTCTTTTAACTTAATGGCTGTTGGCTGCAGCTCCCTATAGACCAGAGCCTGAGCATGGAGCTCTCTGATCATATCCTCTTCCCATTCCCTGGTAGGAGCTATCAGTGGGATCTCCCACTCTGCTGTGTTGAAGCCACTTTACACTACCACACTGCATAATTTAAAGCAGGACGATTGCTCAGGTTTAGCAAGCCCCATAAGGGAGGTTTCTTCACTGTTCCATCCTACCAGGTTTGTGCTTGCAGCACTGAAGAGTATTACTCTTGGCAGGTACCAAATATAATTTCAGCAAGGGACAAAGAGGTATTTACAGAATCTTCCATGAAATTAAACTCTCTTTCAATCAGTGTCTTCAACAACTTACCTTGCATTCTGAGGTAATAAAAGCAGTGGTAAAATGCTGAATGTATACAGTGGATTTGTATCTAgttcatttgaaaaataatacggtaaaacaaaatacagtgtttttttccagctcctgtTGAGGGGGCCTTCTCTAACCATTCATGTGACTGACCTTTCTTGTGTAACGTCAAATTCCCTTAGTGGTACATGTTTCAGTAGCAGATGTACGTACATCTAGacaaaaaggggaggaaaaagaggggatataaaatgttggaaaaaaaaagtatcagtgaCTTAGAAAGGAAGGTTATTTACCATATATAGGAAATATAATTGCCTAGTATTACAAGCTTTGAAgtaaaataacttcatttaaatACTTAAGGGCTTTGAGAGATTTAAGTGCAGCAGGAATAATATGATTTTAACATTATGCTGGGAATCATTTCACTCTttattgtgaaagaaaatatttcgCATTAAAGTTTTATCGCAGTTTCCCTTTCAATTGTCAGTGTTTCCATAGCAAGTCCAGCAGCTGGAAGCCGATCCTCAGTGCAAGCTGCTAGTTTTCTCTGGATCTCCGCAGCTCCACTGTGTCTAGACACAGTAAGGCCATGGCCTCCCGAAGTGCTGTGAGAGCTCTTCTGGTTGTCCGGGTCCCCATAAGTTGTTGTGTGGGAATGGTTTAACTGCACGTCGTCCTCTGGAAGCATGCTGTCTTCTCAAAGTACacaactatttttcttcaaattctccCTCCTCAACCAAAATCCCTTCCTCGATCAAAATCCTACCCATAGCATAATGGTCACCAATACGTGACTAAGAAGCATCCTCCTTTTCCCCTATGACTCTGCTTCATCTCCCTGGTTACTGCCTACTTGAGCTGTAAATGTATATGCTGCCCTGAAGGCATTCCTCGTTTGAATTAGAATGCCGTCTGAGTGCCTGGCCTGGGAATGAGACCCCGTCAGTCAAATACAGAGACCTTCAGGACTCTGTATAAATTTATTATAAACCACTACTCATTTTTAAATACCTCTTGTAAGTGGAGAAAGGGTCACCCCCTCATTTCCTTCTGGAGCGATGCTGCTGGAGACTGTTACTACCGCTTTCCTCTATTATTGTACGAAGCTGGCCATCTTCACGGTGGTACAACCTGAAGTGTTCAGCTGTCGAAGGGCATCTTGATTTCTGCTTGTGAAAAAGTTATTTCCATTCCCCACAAAGGATGACATCAGGAAGGAGGTTAGGAGTATCAGAATCTAAATGAACAAGGAGACTAGGGATGGAGGTGGGTTACAGAGATGTCTTATTAATTCAGAGGGTCGGCTATTCAAAAGACAGCAACAGCACAGGGACTAAAGCAAAGGCCTCTTAATATTTATCTTCTTCACAGTGTGAAGTTTAGACAAGTCTCCAGATGTGAGGGCGGGAATCTGAACATaaacattttgtgtttgtatGTCACTGTTTAAATTGGAAGCCTACAGGGAAAGTAGTTTGGCAGCCGAGTCCTGTAGAAAGCACCTCAGAAATGAATGTATGCAGGATTAGGGACCGCGTTCAGCCCAGGCTTCAGTGCGGCTGTACTCGCTTTACTCCTGGTCTGACGTTGGCTCTCTTTACAGAACCTGCACCTTTTCAAGGTGCTGCAGTGGTTTGATCCTGGGAGAAAACAGATTATTCTGGCTGTTGAAGCAGTGCTCAGTAgactcttttctttcccttgcagaCCCTCTGGATCATGAACCTGCTATTTCTCCTTTGCTCCCGCGGAAGGAGAGGGTGGCCCTGGAGAGCAGTTTGAATGAAGATGAGAGGCTGcttccaaaagacaaaaagcatAACCTCTTCAGCGCCCTTatcaagaagaagaagaagactGCTCCTACCCCTCCGAAACGGAGCAGTTCCTTCAGAGAGATGGACGGCCACTCGGACCGCAGGGcgggtggggaggaggagtgcAGGGATGCTGGCAATGGAGCTTTCATTCCACCCCCTGCAGACGCAGCTGACCCCTCCAAGTTTCAGAGTCCAAGCAACGGGGCTGGTGTCACCAACGGGGTTGTCGCTGGGAACTCTGGATTCTTATCTCCCCACTTACGGAAGAAGTCCAGCACGATGAGCAGCAGTCGGGGGGTGGCTGGTGAAGAGGAGAGTAGTTCTAACTCCAGCAAGCGTTTCTTAAGGTCCTGCTCAGCCTCCTGTGTGCCCCATGGAGCAAAGGACACAGAGTGGAAATCTGTGACTCTGCCTCGGGATTTGCAGTCCACGGGACGCCAGTTTGATTCCTCCACTTTTGGGGGACACAAAAGTGAAAAGCCAGCACTGCCTCGGAAGCGGGCAAACGAGGCCAAGACTGACATTGCTGTCAGGGGAACAGTGACCCCTCCTCCACGGCTgcttaagaaaaatgaagagaccACTGATGATGTATTCAAAGATGCAGAGTCGAGCCCTGGCTCCAGCCCTCCCACTCTGACGCCAAAACTTGGCCGTAGGCAACCtgctgcccctccttcctccagcGTGCTCCACAAGGACGATGGAGTCAAATCCAGTGCCTTAGGTACCACTGTGACGATGGACCAAGGTTCTGCTGCCAAACCCAACCCTGCTGGGTTCGTGGGTGCCGGCAAGGCTTCCTCTGAGGAGCCACGACTGAGGAGGCTCAAGCAGACCTCGGAGTCGGCAGGGAAGGACAAAGGGAAGTTATCGAAGCTGAAACCAGCCCCTCCGCTTCCGCTGTCTTCATCCTCCATTGGCAAGCCTGGGAAGGTTTCTCACAGCCCCAGccatgaagcagcagcagatgtggtGTCTGGGCCTAAATCCAAACAGTTGACTCAGGTTGCAGATGCTGTGAGCAGCGATGCTGTCAAGCCAAACCAGTCAGGGGAAGGTGTGAAAAAGCTGGGGATCCCCTCTGTACCAAAGCCACAGTCCTCTACAAAGCTGCTGATGAGCACAGCAACCCCAGCTGCCTCTTCCTCAGCTGTACCCTCTGCCCCAGGCGGGGACCAGCCATCATCTACAGCCTTCATCCCTCTCATATCCACCAGGGTCTCGCTGCGGAAGACCCGGCAGCCCCCGGAGAGGATTGCCAGCGGCACCATCACTAAAGGGGTGGTGTTAGAAAGCACTGAGGCTCTACGGATCGCCATCAGCAAGAACTCTGAACAAATGGCAAGCCACAGCGCTGTCTTGGAGGCTGGCAAGAACCTCTACACCTTCTGCGTGAGCTACGTGGACTCCATTCAGCAGATGAGGAACAAATTTGCCTTTCGGGAGGCCATCAATAAGCTGGAGAATAACCTACGGGAGCTTCAGATCTGCCCAGCAACAGCTGGCAGTGGTCCTGCAGCCACCCAGGACTTTAGCAAACTTCTCAGTTCGGTGAAAGAAATCAGCGACATTGTTCAGAGGTAGCAGAAgccaggtttaaaaataaaacaaatcacaaTGGGCCAAAGCCAACTGTGGAGAGAGTAACGTGTGTGGACTGACAAAGGACCGGGGTGTTCAGGTTAGGGCTGTGCAAAAGACACAGACTGTGAATGGATGCCCCAGCTCCAAAGGGCAGGGCTGTGTTCAAGAGGCACTTTCCACCCTCTTAACTCAGATTCCCTGTGTTTCATATACTCGTAATCGTCTTATCTGTGGAGTTCTTGCCTTGTGGACTACAAGTCTAAATGCTGATGTCACACCATgcctttttattaatattttattgttctgGACAGACCATTAAGACTGAAGCCAGACTGATGGACACTGAGATCCCATCCTCCTCAGGAGGACTTTCTACTGCATTTTTGTCCCCTCCGTCTTCCCCACTGTACACAAGGATGAGTGTTTGAATAGCAATACACCCACTGCATTTCTTGGGAGAGTTGCAGCACGTATCCCTGTCCCGAGTCTGACATTTACCTGACGTTCATGCAACAGATTTGGCgcttgggagggaagggggggaaattGTTCATGtaagttttttttaatgacagaatgCTACAAGTGATGTTTACCCAATTTTTTCCTATGATTCCACCTGCTGccctttgtttctgtgttttcagcAATTTCTTCATGTTGTTGAGCCCAAATGAATTGCTTGGGTTCAAAATGTTGCAGACAGCCCCCGCTAATGTAGTGGCACAGGAGCCTGTTTGCAGATCTCCCTTGGTAGCGAAAAAGGACTGGAGAAGGTCTGAAGAAGGACGTTGCTGTCGCACTCTCGTGATATCTAACGTTAATCGGGCTGACGTTTGGGGTGGAGGGTTGCAGAGCAGGTCTGGGAGCAGTAGGTGCTGGTGCTGAGCAAGGCATCGCTCCCTGAAAGACAGCAGGGTTGCAGCAGGGGGAGATGCAGCTTAGGATGGGTTCAGAGATACCGCTGTGCCTCCAGCAGTTGTTTCAGCTGAGCTTGCACATTGCAGATGGGTGAGAACTGCTGTTTCTCTAGTTGAGTTCCCAGACTCTCTTGTTCTGTGAGCAGAGATGGGACCTGGCTTCTGCGCTCCGTTAGAGACCTGTGCTTTGAGGGGCTGTGGTGCCTCCCTTTCCGTGCCAGTGCTAACTCCCTGTGAAGAGCTCAAATGCCAGTACTTTGGGGTTAAAACTGTCACTACCTTCATGCCAGTGTGGTTTCATCCAGCATCAAACAAGGATCTGTGAAGACTGCAGACACTTCTCTTGGGTGCATCTCCCAAGGAGAGTGCCACCAAACGCTGACAGCAGGACTCCTGGGCTTCCTTTCCAAGGTCCTGTGACCTTCCCAACTAATGCAACACAACTGGGAACTAACTGTGACTTGTGACAGTAGTGAAAGAACAAGGTTTAGGGCTATTAACAGTGCAATTTAACTCCTCTTAACAGTTCCAAACatgagaaaaaagcattttccatgtCCTGTTCCCCTGTAACTCTTGTGACCCCTCTTGTGTATCTTAAACACTAATTGccttcatttgtattttatgctgttttctttggaaCTGTTTGTTTTGTATATGATTTCTAGTAGTTCACTCATGTGTGTTCACGCCACTTCTCGCCCTCACAAGCAGCCATGACTTAACACATGACaaatgttcaaaagaaaatacacacttCTGCCACAGgctgcctttaaaaatgtaaggaaaaaaaaaaaaaacccaacccttggACTGTCTCTTTCCTGGAGGTACTGTTTTTACTTTGATAACATATTGTGCCACTATATTATACATTTGTATCTCGTTATTACACACTTTTGTAGACTTGTCTTTTTTACAGTGTGTAAATAGCTCTGTCCTTCATCTCTGTGATACTTAAGGGGGTTGTTTCCCCTTTAATTTGGTCCAGTACAGATTGTTTCTGTACACGACTTTcaattcttcctcttctctttctctatttttcatttttttgatttattttttattccagtcTCTCTTGTgtagtatatttaaaaataaatcaatgttgaCGAAAACCCGTGTTTGTCTGTTAGCAAGGCTTTTCAAACCCATCTACCCCTTTAGACTCTGCGTACTAAAAAAGAGGTTCCCTGTTTGGGTGGTTTACCGGGGCCCTTCGGCACAGCGGGCTGGtcagagccaggcagcagcaccttCCAGGTCCTTTTGATCTGGCTCTGGGAagtcaggggagagaaaaaagatgcaCAGAATAAAGACTCTGTCATCACCTCTCTTGAAGCAAAGACTTTGCTGTTGTCTTCAATGAGATTTAAGTCAGAGATTTGACTTTaagcttttcttcctgttaatTGTTTGTATTCTGTAActcagctgctgggttttttcctcctcctttgctatGAAATGACCTGTGAATTTCTCTCCTCAGATGGTTCTGGCTGTTCCCTCCCTCATTTCTGCTTGTCCatccttattttctgttttcagactaCCTTCAGCCTTTCCAGCAAATCTTGAGGGAGGGACGTATCCAGGTACTAAGCAGCCTCTAAAATGAGATACTGCCTTGACTAATGAAGATGCTAAAGACtaaaaaaaggtgagaaagaaaCAAGGGCAGATGACAGTGAACGGTGTGCCTGAGGTCCCGCAGTTGCTCAGTGACGTTTTGGGGTTACAACCCAGCTCGCTCCATTTCTAATCCCCTCGACAAGTCCCTGGTGAAAGGGGATCTGTCGGTCCTGGCGCCGGGAACCGCTCGCTCGTGGGCCATGGGAACAAGGCTCATCGGAAGCCTTGTCTTGCTGAGACAGCGATTGCATTGGGCCGCTTCTAAATGAGCCTGAAGACGAAAAGACGAGCAGGAGGATGCTGTTGGCAAGTATAAATGCCACTAATGGCCTGCGCTTGGCAAGGCTCAGGCTACTTTTGAGCAAAGTGGTGGTGTCCGGTGAACGTACACGCAGAGCTCCAAGGGGTTTCTGGTTGGTTTGTGACGAAGACCCTGGCAAAGATCAATGTCCACGCTGCTCTTTATGTATATCTCTGGCAAAAAGACTTGAAGAGGGTGAATAGTGGTGGGCGGGCGGCGCGTGCCTGTGCCCAGCAAGCAATGGCCTGGGTGGGTGCGCACCCCTGCCCAGCAGGCAAATAAATGGAAGCTTAACCTGCCCCTAAATACAATCACTGCTGGTGATCTCCATCTCTGCTTGCTCAGGGACCAGTCCGTGGTGTCGTGGGAAGGCAGCGGCCGGCTGACCCAGCTGGGGAAAGCCCCGGGATCTGCAGTGtggggagtgagagagagggGATTAAAGGCTAAATTTAGCTGAGTACAGTAGGAGTTGATTTAACAGATCGATGCATTTAACAGTTTGATTGCTCCAATTTTCAAGGCTATTGAGCTTGAAAGTGAGAGTGCTCTGGGGGAAAAAtagctgtgtttgtgtttttgttttggtttttgtgtctTTGAAATTACAATGTTCActcttttaagttttcctttaatGTCATCCTGCCTTTTGTTGAGAAGTTGCTTGTCACAAAATGTAAAATGTGGTCAGTGTTTTGCACTCActccttttctcaaaaaaaaaaaaaaaaaaaaagaaattaaagattaGGCTGGTGTGGCAGCCTGTCTTGTCGCGATGCTGCTGGACCGGTGGCACTCTCAGGTGTGCTGCCTGCCCCCGGGGATGATTGGGGCCCACTGACAGCCTCTGCCTCGTTTGACTTTAATCCTTTCACGattgaaaagagaggaaaatatacCTAAGCGCTGCATCACCTCTGAAGAGAGGGTTCCTGGCATCACGCGTGCATCTAAAAGCGGCTGGCAGCGGAGCGGGACAGGCTCCTGGTCGGAGGGTGAGCCCTGGCCTGGGCGGGTTGGTGGGAATGTGCTCCTGGATCAGCCTGCTTTTCCAGTCGGTCCTGATGCCTTGGCAGTGCCATTGGTGCCCCTAAAACTGTGGGTTAGGGACAGCCCTGCAAGTCATTGGACTCCTTAGGCTAGGCTCAAAACTCTCCTCCCTGGGAGCGGAGTGCTGCTCGGTGTTTTTTCAATGGTAGCTCCAGCTCAGCAGAAAGTTTACCTGCCAACCAGGCCACGCTGAACTGTTTTCCCAGCAATCTCCCCCCTGTTGAAGGTTATGTGTTTGTCCTAACATCCAGTCTGCTGATTAAGGTCCTACCTGTGCTCCCGAAGCCGCAGTGCTGAATGACCCAGTTATGATGCATTAGTCCCTTCATGAGTCCCTTGGACGTGATTAAATCGGGCTCTTTCTCTACAGAGGATCCACTTGCGTTTCTGAGATTTGCTGCTGccgttgtgtgtgtgtgtgtgtgtagtgcTGCAGGTCTGCTCGGGACGGAGGAAAGATGAGAAGCAGCCTACGGGAATGGAGGAGATGAGCAGAGATGGGGCCGGGGCAAGGACGAGGGTCGTACCTGGTTGTGTCCTTCCCTTACCCGGTCAGGGAAGGATAAGGGGGCATTTTATAGAGGGTCCCAGCAGCGGTGATATTGGCAGCAAGTGTCTGCATCGCTCCTTGCTGGCTGGGTCCACTGGCCACGTGTAGAAGAATCCAGTGCCTGTTTGATGCCGTCCCTTTGCAGGCTGGCTTGCACGGCAGGCGGCGGTGCCGGTGCTCCAGGCAAGTTGTCCTGCCTTGTCTACGCTCGGCTCTGCCACCTGCGTGCCCGTGCCGCAATGAATCCGGCTCCTCACGGTTCGGTGTGCGGGCGGGATCCGAGCTCTCCGGCTCTCAAAGGTGTTGGGGGTCTGGGTGTCCCCCTGAGAACTGCCCCACAAAgggaccggggtggggggggaattgGGAGGGGGTGTAGGTTCCCATGGGAGCTGGACAGGAGACACCATGTCCAGCATGCCGGGATGGGCTTTCCAGCCTCATGGGGGTCGCTCCTGGTGTgttcccccctccttcctcccagccaaCACCCCCAGACTCCAGGCAGTTATTTTCCATTCACttttacctcctcctccccccagcctcAATCACCACCCAGCAATAACGAAGAGCCTGCGGCGCTGCCTTTTTCCCAAGCTCATCGGCCATCCTAATGCGTGCCAAGGGGTGCTCTGGGGGTGCCGCTCCCCTCGCAGCCTGCCGGGACCCCCTTTCCTCCGGGGCCCCCGTCGCCCCTGTGCCACGGAGCCGCCCGTCAAGGAGCCCCCAGGCACgggggctgagcccagctccgTCCCACCCGCCAGGTAAGCACTGCGGGAAGCGCTGGCTTGTACTTGTAAATAAGTTATACAGAGGGTTATTGCGCTTCAATCAAAGCCTCGTTATACTTGGGGTTTTATCATGCTGCTCTGACCCTGTTCCTCTCCTGGACCTGAGAGCAGGAGCCCAGGCGTCCCCCCCCGACCCCGGCACTGCTCAGcaggtttcctttcccttcccgcAGCAGCCAGTGCCACTTTTCCCTGCACCGATCCATCATGGCAAAGCCAGAGATTTACCAGCCCTCACTAGTCCAGCATTGCTCCAaaactctttccccttcctccctccctcccatccctccccctGACTCCAGCGCAGGGTAAAATTGATCAGTGCATATTTATTGATGGTGTGAACACtcaaaagaaaggggaaaaaaaaaaagaaagagacgtTGCCATAGAAACATCGATAAAGCTCCCGTCTCCGCTGCGTGATGCAAGCGCTGCACCTGTGTCCCCCGAACCGGCGGCCTTTGGTGGGGTGGGAGTCGAGAGGGATCGGAGGTGGgtttggggtgcccagggtggggggACTGCGTGGGCTCAGCCACCCCGAGTGCCACCGGGTTTGTAGGTCGCTGCTGCGGTCCCCGCGGTGCGAGATGGTTACCGCAGGAGAGACGCAGGGGAAGGAAAATGCCCTTCCTCTCCTTCGCCCTCGTAGCTGGTGCCGTCCTCGTGCGAGGGCCAAATCCCGGCATCATCTGTATCCCTGCAGATCCGGAGTCCCTCCCGTTCTGCACCCGTGGGGCTGTGACCCACACGTAGCTCCCTGGAGGAgcctgctcttgcacctccatcGCTCCTCCCTAGACCTGGCTGCCCCACGGCTGGCGTTTGCCTGCCGGTCCCAGCTCGCCTCCGTTCAACCCTCGCTTACACGCTGCTCCTGCTGCGAGAACAGCTCGCGCCGGTCCCGGCAGCACTGTATTAAGTGGTCTGTCTGCTTGATGGATATTACAATGCACCTCTTggagcttgatttttttttcttcctccccccaccccccaaccaaGTCCTGCCACGGTCTTTGATTTTGAGGGTGCAATTTAGCACTTGCAAATAATTGTCCTGCTTCATTTTTGTGCCTGCAATGAAATATTAGCAGTCGTTAGGTGTCTAACTTGCCGTTAGTGCCTGCAAGCCAGGTAGTTAGACCTCTGATTACTAATATCTCTGCCTGCAGTGGCAGGCACAAAAGCAAACGTCGTCGTTGGCATTGGCAGAGCTAAATCTGCccaaaggaggagaaggcagtCGCTGAAGAGCGGGGCTTGTCCTTCACAGCCGTGGCTGTGCTGGCTTTTGGGGCTAGTGATTCCCCAAGCTGCACCGTTGGCAGCAGAGGGGACTGGAGAGCAGGACACTGAGCACCCGTTGCTGGCCCCGGGTGGGCACAGGGGTCCTTGTTTCAGCCCCTCTGCACCCAAGTTTCTGCAGCGGCTACAGCTGGGAATAGGTGGCGATGAGGCCGGAGGGGGTTAGGAAGGGCCAGGCTTTCAGGCAAGTGCTGGGGTGATGTGACTAGGACACAGAAGGTCGGTCATCACCATCTCACCCTCGCAAGGACTCTGGTGGCACCTGAGGACGGGTCTCGGGGTCGGGGCGCGAGCAGGGCGGTGGGACCGCAGCAGGACTGGTGATGCCAGGGCAGGTTTCCGTGCTCATGCCAGGGATTTCTAAGGACAAGGTTTTCTCGAACCCCGCTGCTCTGGCCTGGTTTTCACGCAGGAGCTGGCTCTTGTAAGCGGCATCTTGACACCAAGCAGAATTTGCTGCCAGAGGGACTTTTCCGTAAtaggcaggagagcagcaactCTGTGGCTCCGTGGAGAGCTCTGAGGGACCTGCTCCTCCctgacagccctgccctggaCAGCAGCTACAGGCAGTCCCCAGGGGACTGTCACCACCAGGACTACTCCCCTGTAACCCTGCAGCCCACCTACCTCCAGCCTTGATGCCTggccctgccagctctgcctgtcctgGGGTGGCATcggagaatcatagaatctttaaggttggaaaagacctctaagatcatctagtccaaccgtcaacccaacgcctccgtgcctactaaaccatgtc encodes:
- the ABL1 gene encoding tyrosine-protein kinase ABL1 isoform X1 codes for the protein MGQQPGKVLGDQRRPSLPALHFIKGAGKKESSRHGGPHCNVFVEHEALQRPVVSDFEPQGLSEAARWNSKENLLSCPSENDPHLFVALYDFVASGDNTLSITKGEKLRVLGYNHNGEWCEAQTKNGQGWVPSNYITPVNSLEKHSWYHGPVSRNAAEYLLSSGINGSFLVRESESSPGQRSISLRYEGRVYHYRINTASDGKLYVSSESRFNTLAELVHHHSTVADGLITTLHYPAPKRNKPTIYGVSPNYDKWEIERTDITMKHKLGGGQYGEVYEGVWKKYNLTVAVKTLKEDTMEVEEFLKEAAVMKEIKHPNLVQLLGVCTREPPFYIITEFMTYGNLLDYLRECNRQEVNAVVLLYMATQISSAMEYLEKKNFIHRDLAARNCLVGENHLVKVADFGLSRLMTGDTYTAHAGAKFPIKWTAPESLAYNKFSIKSDVWAFGVLLWEIATYGMSPYPGIDLSQVYELLEKDYRMERPEGCPEKVYELMRACWQWSPSDRPSFAEIHQAFETMFQESSISDEVEKELGKKGMRSVVSNFLQAPELPTKTRTSRRAAESKDANEGLETTHARGQGECDPLDHEPAISPLLPRKERVALESSLNEDERLLPKDKKHNLFSALIKKKKKTAPTPPKRSSSFREMDGHSDRRAGGEEECRDAGNGAFIPPPADAADPSKFQSPSNGAGVTNGVVAGNSGFLSPHLRKKSSTMSSSRGVAGEEESSSNSSKRFLRSCSASCVPHGAKDTEWKSVTLPRDLQSTGRQFDSSTFGGHKSEKPALPRKRANEAKTDIAVRGTVTPPPRLLKKNEETTDDVFKDAESSPGSSPPTLTPKLGRRQPAAPPSSSVLHKDDGVKSSALGTTVTMDQGSAAKPNPAGFVGAGKASSEEPRLRRLKQTSESAGKDKGKLSKLKPAPPLPLSSSSIGKPGKVSHSPSHEAAADVVSGPKSKQLTQVADAVSSDAVKPNQSGEGVKKLGIPSVPKPQSSTKLLMSTATPAASSSAVPSAPGGDQPSSTAFIPLISTRVSLRKTRQPPERIASGTITKGVVLESTEALRIAISKNSEQMASHSAVLEAGKNLYTFCVSYVDSIQQMRNKFAFREAINKLENNLRELQICPATAGSGPAATQDFSKLLSSVKEISDIVQR
- the ABL1 gene encoding tyrosine-protein kinase ABL1 isoform X3; the encoded protein is MGLTGSKRFHEALQRPVVSDFEPQGLSEAARWNSKENLLSCPSENDPHLFVALYDFVASGDNTLSITKGEKLRVLGYNHNGEWCEAQTKNGQGWVPSNYITPVNSLEKHSWYHGPVSRNAAEYLLSSGINGSFLVRESESSPGQRSISLRYEGRVYHYRINTASDGKLYVSSESRFNTLAELVHHHSTVADGLITTLHYPAPKRNKPTIYGVSPNYDKWEIERTDITMKHKLGGGQYGEVYEGVWKKYNLTVAVKTLKEDTMEVEEFLKEAAVMKEIKHPNLVQLLGVCTREPPFYIITEFMTYGNLLDYLRECNRQEVNAVVLLYMATQISSAMEYLEKKNFIHRDLAARNCLVGENHLVKVADFGLSRLMTGDTYTAHAGAKFPIKWTAPESLAYNKFSIKSDVWAFGVLLWEIATYGMSPYPGIDLSQVYELLEKDYRMERPEGCPEKVYELMRACWQWSPSDRPSFAEIHQAFETMFQESSISDEVEKELGKKGMRSVVSNFLQAPELPTKTRTSRRAAESKDANEGLETTHARGQGECDPLDHEPAISPLLPRKERVALESSLNEDERLLPKDKKHNLFSALIKKKKKTAPTPPKRSSSFREMDGHSDRRAGGEEECRDAGNGAFIPPPADAADPSKFQSPSNGAGVTNGVVAGNSGFLSPHLRKKSSTMSSSRGVAGEEESSSNSSKRFLRSCSASCVPHGAKDTEWKSVTLPRDLQSTGRQFDSSTFGGHKSEKPALPRKRANEAKTDIAVRGTVTPPPRLLKKNEETTDDVFKDAESSPGSSPPTLTPKLGRRQPAAPPSSSVLHKDDGVKSSALGTTVTMDQGSAAKPNPAGFVGAGKASSEEPRLRRLKQTSESAGKDKGKLSKLKPAPPLPLSSSSIGKPGKVSHSPSHEAAADVVSGPKSKQLTQVADAVSSDAVKPNQSGEGVKKLGIPSVPKPQSSTKLLMSTATPAASSSAVPSAPGGDQPSSTAFIPLISTRVSLRKTRQPPERIASGTITKGVVLESTEALRIAISKNSEQMASHSAVLEAGKNLYTFCVSYVDSIQQMRNKFAFREAINKLENNLRELQICPATAGSGPAATQDFSKLLSSVKEISDIVQR